From a region of the Candidatus Dormiibacterota bacterium genome:
- a CDS encoding chaperone modulator CbpM, whose translation MPAADGNGRRGVRRRELQTYAANGLLLLGEGGPTEADLRRVRRIRRLRRDLGLSYEAIEVVLALVDRLEAAEQPPRPEPRPLVRITVIGR comes from the coding sequence ATGCCGGCCGCTGACGGGAACGGGCGCCGCGGGGTGCGGCGCCGCGAGCTGCAGACCTACGCGGCCAACGGGCTGCTCCTCCTCGGTGAGGGCGGCCCCACCGAGGCCGACCTGCGCCGGGTGCGCCGGATCCGGCGCCTGCGCCGCGACCTCGGGCTCTCCTACGAGGCCATCGAGGTGGTGCTGGCGCTCGTCGACCGTCTCGAGGCGGCCGAGCAGCCGCCCCGCCCCGAGCCGCGTCCCCTGGTGCGGATCACCGTCATCGGACGCTGA